Proteins encoded together in one Oreochromis aureus strain Israel breed Guangdong linkage group 23, ZZ_aureus, whole genome shotgun sequence window:
- the LOC116321882 gene encoding uncharacterized protein LOC116321882, with the protein MKKMPSAATIAVFLLSCFSIASTGSQADCDVYAATGSSFTVRLKHVLKDSDSLRWFKNENLIFHRRSKKVIIGKNDDVDSTGSLKLTQLTKNNTGRYAPQIHRADGTSAGDLPSVRLCVLDRVQKPNVTMTCTDKGHVNFTCSVGQNEKITWFMDDEALEEKEKTLTREIKDVLKARFSCNVSNSVSSEISLPVQQNCYATLQKPHVTVNCTGDSEVTFTCAVSQKDNYVEFKWFNKENKQQESGETLTKKTKDVVNTRFFCNVSNPISYHISDPAVQNCFKPSFPTELLGISIWVFIGGGAGLLILVIVTATVCCVRARRKRRI; encoded by the exons ATGAAGAAGATGCCTTCTGCTGCCACCATCGCTGTGTTTTTGCTCTCCTGCTTCTCCATCGCCTCCACAG GCTCTCAGGCTGATTGTGATGTGTACGCTGCAACAGGCTCAAGCTTTACTGTGCGACTTAAACATGTGTTAAAAGACTCGGATAGCCTGAGATGGTTCAAGAATGAAAACCTAATCTTTCATCGCAGAAGTAAAAAGGTGATCATAGGGAAAAATGATGATGTTGATTCAACTGGATCACTAAAGCTGACACAACTGACCAAAAACAACACAGGACGATACGCCCCACAGATTCACAGAGCAGATGGAACCAGTGCAGGAGATTTACCaagtgtgcgtttgtgtgtatTAG ACCGTGTGCAGAAGCCCAATGTGACGATGACGTGTACAGATAAGGGACATGTCAATTTTACTTGCAGTGTTGGTCAG AATGAGAAGATCACATGGTTTATGGATGATGAAGCGttggaagaaaaagagaagacgCTGACAAGAGAAATCAAAGATGTGCTAAAAGCTCGTTTCTCTTGCAATGTTTCCAACTCGGTCAGCTCTGAGATCAGTCTGCCTGTTCAACAAAACTGCTATGCAACCT TGCAGAAACCTCACGTGACGGTGAACTGTACGGGCGACTCCGAAGTTACATTTACTTGCGCTGTTAGTCAG aaaGACAATTATGTGGAATTTAAATGGTTTAACAAGGAAAACAAGCAGCAGGAATCAGGGGAGACACttacaaagaaaactaaagatgTGGTAAACACCCGCTTCTTTTGCAATGTTTCGAACCCCATCAGCTATCACATCAGTGACCCTGCTGTACAAAACTGCTTTAAACCCT CTTTTCCTACTGAATTACTTGGAATTAGCATCTGGGTTTTCATAGGAGGCGGAGCAG GTCTTCTTATTTTGGTGATTGTCACTGCCACTGTTTGTTGTGTCCGGGCCAGAAGAAAAAGACGCATATGA